GTGCTTATTCAAAGATAGAGCCACTGCCATCATGTTTCCCTTCAGCTTCTGGCCCTCAATCTGCTCCCGGATCTGACTCTTGTTAATGGGCTTGGGGTTAACACAGAAAGAGACCACCACTTTGATCTTGGTCttggtcaaaatgtcaaaccagtTGGCGCCTCCACTTCCATGGTACTTTTTTCCTGCCAGCcagttgaaaaagaaaatgcgCTCCCTGTCGCTGAAGGCTCTGATGGACCAGCTCACCCAGTCGTATTTCTTAACAAGGGAATCCAGGAGGGATTTGGTGAACTCGCGGTCGACGGTGCCAGGAGTCTCCTGAAGCAGGTGCTCCATGTCCATCTTGGCTTGATCGGCAAAGTTCTCTGTACAGTCAGCCACAGCCGCTTTCATTCGCTTCTCCACATCCTCCATCCTGTCTTGCCACTTCTTGACCATCTCTTCCCCCACCAACCCTTCCTTGAGCGCAGAATGGCCCATGACGGCGATGATGCCCACCACAAACAGCTTCTTCAGCCGGGCACAGAAATCCTCAACTGCCCTtctgcttctctgctctgtggtGACGACTGTCTCCAGCATTGGGTCTCCTGAGGTGTTCTCCCCCGTTACAGCATGGTAGAGGGCGTCCAAGTTCAAGTCGCCATCGGTGTTGTCGTAATGGCTAAGGAacttctccatcttcttctctttgaaCTTTGGCTTGGCGTTGACAAAGTCCTGGAACTTTTCGTACTGGCTGAGCATCTGCGCCTCTCGATCAAAGTTCTGCTTGTTCATTGACgtcctctgcagctccagagCAATTTTGTCAATCTCATCTTGGATTCCCTCAAGTTGCTGGTTGACCAGCTCGAATTGCTGAGTCAGGTAGCGCGCCTCTTTGCCTTCCGGGTTGCTGAGGATCTCAGATGCAGCCACGAAGACAGCCTCCAAGACCGGGTGAAGCTGGCCCACAGTGGAAGCAAGCACCTCAGAAGCTTGCCCCATGATCTCCACACCTTTCTCGATCTTGTCCCTGTTCTGCACGAGCCAATCTGCCACGCTGTTCATCTTTGTATTATGTATTTCACACTAACTAACCTAATTTGTTTTCCACAGCCAGAGATTCTGTTGGTGCCTGAAAGAAGAGCAAACATGAAACCCTTGTAAAGTTCATTATAGCGTGATTTTATGACATTTCAGGAAAAAATTTAGcacacctttttcttttttcaggtACATTTGTCAAAGCAAATGTAATCAGCTGACAtgaagtaattttttttctcacaggaCATTTTCCAG
The nucleotide sequence above comes from Pempheris klunzingeri isolate RE-2024b chromosome 8, fPemKlu1.hap1, whole genome shotgun sequence. Encoded proteins:
- the LOC139205109 gene encoding protein rapunzel-like isoform X1; this translates as MNSVADWLVQNRDKIEKGVEIMGQASEVLASTVGQLHPVLEAVFVAASEILSNPEGKEARYLTQQFELVNQQLEGIQDEIDKIALELQRTSMNKQNFDREAQMLSQYEKFQDFVNAKPKFKEKKMEKFLSHYDNTDGDLNLDALYHAVTGENTSGDPMLETVVTTEQRSRRAVEDFCARLKKLFVVGIIAVMGHSALKEGLVGEEMVKKWQDRMEDVEKRMKAAVADCTENFADQAKMDMEHLLQETPGTVDREFTKSLLDSLVKKYDWVSWSIRAFSDRERIFFFNWLAGKKYHGSGGANWFDILTKTKIKVVVSFCVNPKPINKSQIREQIEGQKLKGNMMAVALSLNKHFPDCLVHAVSHYKEVVETNNFQEDCYYFGKHKRAYLCIHPE